Proteins from one Canis lupus familiaris isolate Mischka breed German Shepherd chromosome 26, alternate assembly UU_Cfam_GSD_1.0, whole genome shotgun sequence genomic window:
- the DKK1 gene encoding dickkopf-related protein 1: MPAPGAPGAARLLLALLAAALCGPPRPGASAASNSVLHSNAIKNLPPALGGAAGHPGWAVSAAPGLAYEGGNKYQTLDSYQPYPCAEDEECSPEEYCASPGRAGGAGGTGAPVCLACRKRRKRCMRHAMCCPGNYCKNGICMPSDHGHFHRGEIEETILESGGNDHSTLDGYPRRTTLSSKLYHTKGQEGSVCLRSSDCATGLCCARHFWSKICKPVLKEGQVCTKHRRKGSHGLEIFQRCYCGEGLSCRLQKDHHQASNSSRLHTCQRH; encoded by the exons ATGccggccccgggcgccccgggaGCCGCCCGCCTCCTGCTGGCCCTGCTGGCGGCCGCCCTGTGCGGGCCCCCGCGGCCCGGGGCGAGCGCCGCCTCCAACTCGGTCCTGCACTCCAACGCCATCAAGAACCTGCCCCCGGCGCTGGGCGGCGCTGCCGGGCACCCGGGCTGGGCGGTGAGCGCCGCCCCGGGCCTCGCGTACGAGGGCGGGAACAAGTACCAGACCCTTGACAGCTACCAG CCCTACCCGTGCGCCGAGGACGAGGAGTGCAGCCCCGAGGAGTACTGCGCCAGCCCgggccgcgcggggggcgcggggggcacgGGGGCGCCCGTCTGCCTCGCCTGCAGGAAGCGCCGAAAACGCTGCATGCGGCACGCGATGTGCTGCCCCGGGAATTACTGCAAAAACG GAATATGCATGCCTTCGGACCACGGTCACTTCCATCGAGGAGAGATCGAGGAGACCATTCTGGAGAGCGGTGGCAACGACCACAGCACCCTGGATGGGTACCCCAGAAGAACCACCCTGTCTTCGAAACTGTATCATACCAAAG GACAAGAAGGCTCGGTCTGTCTCCGATCATCAGACTGCGCCACGGGGTTGTGTTGCGCGCGACACTTCTGGTCCAAGATCTGTAAACCTGTCCTCAAAGAGGGCCAGGTGTGCACCAAGCACAGGAGGAAAGGCTCCCACGGGCTGGAGATATTCCAGCGCTGTTACTGCGGCGAGGGCCTGTCTTGCCGGCTGCAGAAGGATCACCATCAAGCCAGTAACTCTTCTAGGCTCCACACCTGTCAGAGACATTAA
- the LOC119877567 gene encoding keratinocyte proline-rich protein-like, whose translation MHPLPAPLLHGHPLFAPPPCVHPLLAPLLCTPLLNPHCACTLFQHLQCVCTDSCTPAVCIPSRCTPITCAPSPCTSTVSLHPYYACTFSLHPRCARTLSLNPYYTRILSLHPRCAGTLSLHPHCACTVSLHPYYACTLSLHLHRVCTLSCTPAVHSPSPSTLIERAPSPCTPTMHAPSPCTSTVCAPSPARPLRAHPLRAPLLCAHPLPAPLLRAHPLPAPSLRLHRLPAPLLCMHPLPAPPPCVHRLLHPHPHPCARRRDPSPPPAGAALRSPDPPPPPPPRARERETARVGARLCCEDQRARDPRSAAGPEQTSCSAHSPQSRSRRGGCGCAAVSAPGK comes from the coding sequence ATgcaccctctccctgcacccctacTACACGGGCACCCTCTCTTTGCACCTCCACCATGTGTGCACCCTCTCCTTGCACCCCTGCTGTGCACACCACTCCTGAACCCCCACTGTGCGTGCACCCTCTTCCAGCACCTCCAGTGTGTGTGCACCGACTCCTGCACCCCCGCTGTGTGCATACCCTCTCGCTGCACCCCTATTACATGCGCACCCTCTCCGTGCACCTCCACCGTCTCCCTGCACCCCTACTATGCGTGCACCTTCTCCCTGCACCCCCGCTGTGCGCGCACCCTCTCCCTGAACCCCTACTACACGCGCATCCTCTCCCTGCACCCTCGCTGCGCGGgcaccctctccctgcaccctcaTTGCGCGTGCACCGTCTCCCTGCACCCCTACTATGCATGCAccctctccctgcacctccaCCGTGTGTGCACCCTCTCCTGCACCCCCGCTGTGCACTCACCCTCTCCCAGCACCCTCATTGAGCGTGCACCGTCTCCCTGCACCCCTACTATGCATGCAccctctccctgcacctccaCAGTGTGTGCACCCTCTCCTGCACGCCCGCTGCGCGCGCACCCTCTCCGTGCACCCCTACTATGCGCgcaccctctccctgcacccctacTACGCGCgcaccctctccctgcaccctcaTTGCGCCTGCACCGTCTCCCTGCACCCCTACTATGCATGCACCCTCTCCCCGCACCTCCACCGTGTGTGCACCGgctcctgcacccccacccccacccctgcgcccGGCGGAGGGACCCCAGCCCGCCGCCCGCAGGTGCCGCGCTGCGCAGTCCcgacccgccgccgccgccgccgccgcgcgcacGGGAGAGGGAAACCGCGCGTGTTGGGGCCCGGCTTTGCTGCGAAGATCAAAGGGCCCGCGACCCCCGAAGCGCCGCTGGCCCCGAGCAGACGTCGTGCTCAGCACATTCGCCCCAGAGCCGGTCGCGCCGCGGGGGCTGCGGCTGCGCTGCTGTGTCAGCTCCCGGCAAATGA